In Microbacterium sp. ABRD28, the genomic stretch TATCTCGCGCGCCTCCACGGATTCTCCAAGGCCGACGCCACCGCCCGCGCCACCGCACTGCTCCAGGAGCTCGGCCTCGGCGAGCGCCTCGACGACAACATCGAGACGCTGTCGCTCGGAAACCAGCAGCGCGCCCAGATCGCCGCCGCTCTCGTGCATCAGCCCGAGGTGCTGATCCTCGACGAGCCGTTCTCGGGGCTGGACCCCCTCGCGGTCGACGTGGTCGCGAGCGTGCTGCAGCAGCGGGCCGCGGCCGGCACATCGGTGCTGTTCTCCTCGCATCAGCTCGACGTCGTCGAGCGCCTGTGCGACGACCTCGTCATCATCGCCGGTGGCCGCGTGCGCGCCGCCGGCGCCCGCGACGCCCTGCGCGCGGAGCACTCGGCCCACCGGTACGAGCTCGTGTCGGCCGGCGACGCCGGGTGGCTGCGCGACGAACCCGGCGTGAACGTCGTCGACTTCGACGGCGGGTACGCCGTGTTCGACGTCGATTCCGAGGAAGCCGCGCAGCGGGTGCTCCGCCGCGCGGTGGCCCAGGGAGATGTCGCGAGCTTCGCTCCGCAGCATCCCACCCTCGCCCAGATCTTCAAGGAGGTCATCCAGTGAGCACGTCCACCCTGCCCACCGCACCCAGCACCGCGCAGAGCGTGTGGCTGGTCGCCGAGCGCGAGATCGGGTCGAAGCTGCGCAGCAAGGCCTTCGTCATCTCCACCGCGATCCTCATCCTCGGCGCGCTCGCCCTGGTGATCTGGGGCGGCTTCACCGCCGGGAACTCGTCGGGCACGCCCGTCGCGGTCACCAGCAACGCGTCGCAGTACGTCGAGGGCGTCGAGGGGCTCGAGGTCACCGACGTGAGCGACCGCGCCCAGGCCGAGGATCTCGTCGCCTCGGGTGACGTCGACGCCGCGGTCGTGGGCGACTCGTCGTCGCCGCTCGGCTTCGTCATCATCGCCGACTCGAGTCCGCCCACCGACCTCATGCTCACCCTGGCGCAGGTGCCGCCCGTGGAGCTGTTGAACCCGGATGAGACCAACCCCCTCCTGCGCTACTTCGTCGCCCTCGGGTTCGGCATCGTGTTCCTCCTCGCCGCGTCGCTCTTCGGCGGCACCATCGCGCAGAGCGTCGTCGAGGAGAAGCAGACCCGCGTGGTCGAACTGCTGATCTCGGCCGTGCCGACACGCGCCCTTCTGGCCGGGAAGGTCATCGGCAACACGGTCCTCGCGGTGGGGCAGATCCTGGTGCTCGCCGCCGTCGCCGTCGTGGGACTCACCGTCACCGACCAGACCGCGTTGCTGCAGGGCCTCGGGGCGCCGATCGCCTGGTTCGCCGTGTTCTTCCTCTTCGGTTTCGTGCTGCTGGCCGCACTGTTCGCCGCGGCGGCGGCGATGGTGTCGCGGCAGGAGGACATCGGGTCGACCACGACGCCGTTGACCATGCTGATCATGGCGCCGTACTTCCTGGTCATCTTCTTCAACGACAACTCGCTGGTGCTGACGATCATGTCCTACGTGCCGTTCTCGGCACCCGTGGGCATGCCGATGCGACTCTTCCTCGGCGAGGCGCAGTGGTGGGAGCCGCTGGTGTCGCTCGCGATCCTCGCCGCGACCTGCGTCGGCGCGATCCTCGTCGGCGCGAAGATCTACGAGAACTCGCTCTTGCGCATGGGGGCACGCGTCAAGCTGCGGGAGGCGCTGGCCGCCTGAGGCGCCGCGCCAGGGGGGATGCCGGAGTCCCGGCATCCCCCCTCTTCTTCGCGGTGAGAAGCCCCATCGACGAACTAGGGTGGCGAGCATGAGCGCTGCGGAGAAGACGGCCACCGACCTGACCACGCTGATCATCCTCGGGGCCTCCGGAGATCTCACCTCGAGGCTCCTCCTCCCCGCCCTCGGGCAGCTGCTCACCCGTGAGTCCGACCGCCGGATCCACCTCCGCGGCGCGGGAATGGATGACTGGGATGACGACCACTGGCGCGAGGTCGTGAAGGCGTCGTTCGCCACGACCGGATCGGAGAAGGCCTTCCCCTCGGTGGCGGCGACGACCTATACGAGAGCCGACATCACCGACCCCGCCGATCTCACCGCGCTCATGAGCGGCAACGACGGCCGGGTCGCGCTGTACTTCGCCGTGCCGCCGGCGATCACCGAGCGCGCGTGCCAGGCGCTGACCGGGCTGGAGGTTCCCGAGGGCCTCATCCTCGCGATCGAGAAGCCGTTCGGCAGCGATGAGAAGACCGCCCGCGCCCTGAACGAGACCGTCGCGAAGATCGTCCCCGAGTCGCAGGTCTTCCGCATCGACCACTTCCTCGGCCGCTCGACGACCCTGAACATCCTCGGTGCGCGCCTGGCGAACCGGGTGCTCGAGCCGGTGTGGTCGGCCGAGCACATCGAGTCGATCTTCATCGGCTACGACGAGACCCTCGGGCTCGAGGGCAGGGCCGGGTACTACGACCACGCCGGAGCGCTGGTGGACATGATCCAGAGTCACCTCCTGCAGGTGCTCGCGATCGTCGCGATGGAGCCCCCGGCGTCACTGTCGGAGATCGACTTCCGCGAGGCGACCGGCGCGGTCCTCCGCGCCACCGACGTCTGGCAGGACGATCCGGTGGCCTCCTCGCGCCGCGCGCGCTACACCGCCGGCGTCGTGCAGGCGCGCCCCCTCCCGTCGTATGTCGATGAGCCGGGGGTGGATGCGGCACGCGACACCGAGACGCTCGCCCAGGTCGTCTTCGAGGTGCGCAACGCGCGGTGGCAGGGAGTGCCCT encodes the following:
- a CDS encoding ATP-binding cassette domain-containing protein gives rise to the protein MLELRGITKAYGGRRALDDVSFDVRPGRLTGFVGGNGAGKTTTMRIVLGVLGKDAGTVTLDGSPVTSADRRRFGYMPEERGLYPKMKVLEHIVYLARLHGFSKADATARATALLQELGLGERLDDNIETLSLGNQQRAQIAAALVHQPEVLILDEPFSGLDPLAVDVVASVLQQRAAAGTSVLFSSHQLDVVERLCDDLVIIAGGRVRAAGARDALRAEHSAHRYELVSAGDAGWLRDEPGVNVVDFDGGYAVFDVDSEEAAQRVLRRAVAQGDVASFAPQHPTLAQIFKEVIQ
- a CDS encoding ABC transporter permease, yielding MSTSTLPTAPSTAQSVWLVAEREIGSKLRSKAFVISTAILILGALALVIWGGFTAGNSSGTPVAVTSNASQYVEGVEGLEVTDVSDRAQAEDLVASGDVDAAVVGDSSSPLGFVIIADSSPPTDLMLTLAQVPPVELLNPDETNPLLRYFVALGFGIVFLLAASLFGGTIAQSVVEEKQTRVVELLISAVPTRALLAGKVIGNTVLAVGQILVLAAVAVVGLTVTDQTALLQGLGAPIAWFAVFFLFGFVLLAALFAAAAAMVSRQEDIGSTTTPLTMLIMAPYFLVIFFNDNSLVLTIMSYVPFSAPVGMPMRLFLGEAQWWEPLVSLAILAATCVGAILVGAKIYENSLLRMGARVKLREALAA
- a CDS encoding glucose-6-phosphate dehydrogenase, yielding MSAAEKTATDLTTLIILGASGDLTSRLLLPALGQLLTRESDRRIHLRGAGMDDWDDDHWREVVKASFATTGSEKAFPSVAATTYTRADITDPADLTALMSGNDGRVALYFAVPPAITERACQALTGLEVPEGLILAIEKPFGSDEKTARALNETVAKIVPESQVFRIDHFLGRSTTLNILGARLANRVLEPVWSAEHIESIFIGYDETLGLEGRAGYYDHAGALVDMIQSHLLQVLAIVAMEPPASLSEIDFREATGAVLRATDVWQDDPVASSRRARYTAGVVQARPLPSYVDEPGVDAARDTETLAQVVFEVRNARWQGVPFTLRSGKALDDAEREVIVRFKPVRHLPDGLTGSTEPTVLRFALGPDRMTLELNVSGDGNAFELERAPLIADLGEGTLKAYAEVLSGILDGDAMLAVRGDAAEQCWRIVQPVLDAWRSGEVPLDEYPAGTDGPAAWPRP